The genomic interval CGTCCGGTTAGTACTATGTTATTTCCTTTTCCTGCCTGTTTTTCAGCTTGCTTGCAATAATCGTTTATTGCATCAAGCTTGGCTGTTTCTTCAAATATATTTCCAAGATGATCCTGCCACACTTTTCTGGACAGTGAGTTAAGCCACAAAAATATTTTCCTGACAGTTGGTTTCAAATTCAGCAGGTGACTTCCAGCCATTG from Desulfovibrio gilichinskyi carries:
- a CDS encoding CRISPR-associated protein Csx3; its protein translation is MAGSHLLNLKPTVRKIFLWLNSLSRKVWQDHLGNIFEETAKLDAINDYCKQAEKQAGKGNNIVLTGRAPVWMYLSIAHHMHGLAKSLSYDSPVTGIVQIFNHDPR